A region from the Dermacentor andersoni chromosome 11, qqDerAnde1_hic_scaffold, whole genome shotgun sequence genome encodes:
- the LOC126539593 gene encoding beta-galactosidase-like: MSGDVRAALLCVCANFLLNHVIQCSEGRSLVVDHTRAIFLKDGQPFRFVAGEMHYFRVPKAYWKDRLYKIKMAGLNTVAFYIEWSGHEPEPGVHNFIDEYDLDAFLKEIKDQGLLAIARPGPYICGERDNGGFPYWLLRDQPKMIYRSMDKHFIAAVDRWFAKLLPMLVPHLYRNGGPIFAVQVENEYGHYGKCDLAYMEHLLTVMESHMGKDVVYYRTDFPFASFYACDKVRDILVAGNVPSSYNVAAVFGLMKGTNPKPAPMVVIEYYTGWMDYWGYAHNTKKKEAVLDPFKVMMTHNASVTFYMFVGGTNFGFKSAKGNTYPLTTSYDYGAPVTEGGDMRSIYYDIRNLTTNYLGNVPSGDMPQNQTKLNLGAIRLDEHISLEEVMDHFRSKQWLEQKQSVDLLTFEAMRHDYGFLIYRTTVNVFTLGTAPLYLPWLKDRAYVRAGGKQFVFYNHAVSFGTVKLLDTIPVKKGDNLSILVENMGRECYGVINHDMKGLTYAYLSGIVLKNWTIEAVPINKNRDISEILRIVRRQGNGSVPGFFHGTFTLKEGQNPADTFLNPSGWIKGFAFINGFNLGRYWPPTGPQVTLYVPAPYMRPHPEENRLLLFETEGAPVNRTVMLVDKPLLDVDIARPRP, from the exons ATGTCGGGAGATGTTCGCGCGGCCCTGCTTTGCGTCTGCGCCAACTTCTTGCTCAACCACGTGATCCAATGTTCCGAAGGTCGGTCGCTTGTCGTTGACCACACGCGCGCGATATTCCTGAAAGACGGTCAGCCGTTTCGCTTCGTGGCGGGCGAAATGCACTACTTTAGGGTTCCGAAGGCATACTGGAAGGACCGACTCTACAAGATCAAGATGGCCGGCCTCAACACGGTCGCCTTCTACATCGAGTGGAGCGGACACGAGCCGGAGCCGGGAGTGCACAACTTCATCGACGAATACGATCTGGACGCCTTCCTGAAGGAGATCAAGGACCAAGGCCTCCTGGCCATAGCCCGCCCGGGCCCGTACATCTGCGGGGAGCGGGACAACGGAGGATTCCCGTACTGGTTGCTCAGAGATCAACCCAAGATGATATATCGAAGCATGGATAAGCACTTCATAGCGGCAGTGGACCGGTGGTTCGCCAAGCTCCTGCCCATGCTGGTACCACACCTCTACCGAAACGGCGGCCCGATCTTCGCCGTGCAAGTCGAGAATGAGTACGGCCACTACGGCAAGTGCGACCTAGCCTACATGGAACACCTGCTGACCGTCATGGAGTCTCATATGGGCAAGGACGTCGTGTACTACCGCACCGACTTTCCGTTCGCGTCTTTCTACGCTTGCGACAAGGTGCGCGACATACTCGTCGCCGGTAACGTCCCGTCGAGCTACAATGTGGCCGCCGTGTTCGGTCTCATGAAAGGCACAAATCCAAAGCCGGCCCCCATGGTCGTCATCGAGTACTACACGGGTTGGATGGACTATTGGGGTTATGCGCACAACACCAAGAAAAAGGAAGCCGTCCTCGACCCTTTCAAGGTCATGATGACCCACAACGCATCCGTGACCTTCTACATGTTCGTAGGTGGCACCAATTTCGGGTTCAAGTCGGCGAAAGGCAATACTTACCCCCTCACGACCAGCTACGACTACGGAGCACCAGTCACTGAGGGCGGCGACATGAGGTCCATCTACTACGACATACGGAACCTGACGACCAACTACCTGGGTAACGTGCCCAGTGGGGACATGCCCCAAAACCAGACCAAGCTCAACCTGGGCGCCATTCGCCTCGACGAACATATTTCTCTAGAAGAAGTGATGGACCACTTCCGCAGCAAGCAGTGGCTCGAACAAAAGCAGTCAGTCGACCTCTTGACGTTCGAGGCGATGAGACACGACTATGGCTTCCTGATTTATAGGACTACAGTCAATGTGTTCACCCTGGGTACAGCACCTCTTTATCTGCCATGGCTAAAAGACCGGGCTTACGTTCGCGCCGGAGGCAAACAATTCGTCTTTTACAATCATGCCGTCAGTTTTGGAACTGTGAAGTTATTGGACACGATTCCTGTGAAAAAAGGAGACAACCTATCCATTCTCGTGGAGAACATGGGAAGGGAGTGCTATGGCGTCATAAACCACGACATGAAG GGGCTCACCTACGCCTACCTGAGCGGAATCGTACTTAAGAACTGGACTATTGAGGCAGTTCCCATCAACAAGAACCGAGACATCAGCGAGATCCTACGAATAGTCAGAAGACAGGGAAACGGAAGCGTTCCCGGTTTCTTCCACGGGACGTTCACCCTGAAAGAAGGGCAGAATCCTGCCGACACGTTCCTGAACCCGTCAGGATGGATCAAGGGCTTTGCCTTCATCAATGGTTTCAACCTAGGCCGTTATTGGCCTCCTACAGGACCACAG GTCACGCTCTACGTGCCGGCCCCGTACATGAGACCGCACCCAGAAGAGAACCGGCTGCTACTGTTCGAGACGGAAGGAGCGCCTGTGAACCGCACCGTCATGCTGGTCGACAAACCCTTGCTGGACGTCGACATCGCGCGCCCGAGGCCCTAA